The Lathyrus oleraceus cultivar Zhongwan6 chromosome 5, CAAS_Psat_ZW6_1.0, whole genome shotgun sequence genome includes the window tCTAAGATTCTGTTTTAGTTCCTTAATTTCACTTTTGTTATcttatttgattcatttctttAATTTCTAACAAAAAAAATGTTAAGTTATAGTGATATAGTATGACAACAAGGTTATTGGTACAAATCTGAGTCAACACATGTAGTTAAAAACTGATATACAGTTTAAATTGCAGGATCCTCCCGAAAACCAAACCCCTACCGTTTAAATAATGTATCAATTTTCAACTACATATACTGATTCAGATTTGCACCAATGACCTTGTCTTCAAGCTACTTCATCAAAATTTAACGTTATTTTGCCAGAAATTGACGGAAGAGATTAAATATAATAACAAAAGTGAAATTAAGAAATTAACTTATAACATTTTTTTTTTGGATAAAAGactaaaataaaatattaaattaaaagATTTAATATTAATTATGCCGTTTTGTTAATAGGCAACATTGATCACACTTTTGCTACGTTAATATATTTAACTATTTGTTTGAGTATattacaaatttgatttaagtTAATTGCAACAGGTTGGGcacaatttaaaaataaaattaattttaaatacaAAGTTTTCTTTAAGAGTGTCAGGCGGGCACAAAATCTaaagtttcaaaattaaattGTAATTAAGTTAATTTCTATTTATTTTGTCACGCAAGAACGGTGACTAACGTACACTAGGGGTGGACAAACGGTCGGGTCCGGTCGGTTTCGGGTCCAAAAACCCAAACCAAGATAAACCGTGGATGAAGAAAATAGACCCAATTTTGGTTAATTTAATATCGGTTAAATTCGGTTTCGGTTTGACGGTTTGACGGGTATCTCGGTTGGATTTATACGGGTTGTGCCTATTTAAAATTGCAGCCCAACTACAAGAAAGTTAACTtttcttttaatattttaaaataatttattttcacATAAAATTGACTAGTCAGATTTTTCTATATCTATAACATCATTCATCACAAAGTCATTGAATATAGGATATCATTATATAAAATCAAATCCATATATCAAGCTCAAGGctattaataaatatattatcaatCACATGTCTAATTATCTTAACATTTAGCATTATAACAACACTATTAATATAGACTAGGGGTGGACAAACGGTCGGGTCCGGTCGGTTTCGGGTCCAAAAACCCAAACCAAGATAAACCGTGGATGAAGAAAATAGACCCAATTTTGGTTAATTTAATATCGGTTAAATTCGGTTTCGGTTTGACGGTTTGACGGGTATCTCGGTTGGATTTATACGGGTTGTGCCTATTTAAAATTGCAGCCCAACTACAAGAAAGTTAACTtttcttttaatattttaaaataatttattttcacATAAAATTGACTAGTCAGATTTTTCTATATCTATAACATCATTCATCACAAAGTCATTGAATATAGGATATCATTATATAAAATCAAATCCATATATCAAGCTCAAGGctattaataaatatattatcaatCACATGTCTAATTATCTTAACATTTAGCATTATAACAACACTATTAATATAGACACAACACATCTAAAGTTATAATTACAATCATCCATAGTGAGTATCAAAGAAGTTTAAAACCATCCAACAAGCAACATGATCAATAATTCATCCAACAAGAAGGACAAATATTGTGATTGTAGTTCTTGAGATAAAGATATAGATAAACCATTATGCATTGTTGAATTGGCATATTTGTTGAATTGGGGTATGTTGAATCTGCATATGCTGAACCTAACAATTTAATACAATAAGGGAAACATGAATAACATTAACACTGATTGTTGCAAAGTACAACAAAAAATAAAGGAACAGCCAAAATATTGATGCAGTGGTTTTTGACATAACATTCTTTTAATTCTTATTTCAATTGATTGTTTAATAGAGGAAATAAATACCTTGATATCAACGGAACCTATTGTTTGTACACCAATTAAATCTATTGAGCATTCACTTTCCCATGGTTCAACTCAGCAATGCCTATTCTAGAGCTTGACCCTATAAAGAGGAAAGAGCATGGGAAAATTATAAGGTTCCATTCTTGATAAATCATCATTTAACAATTACATGAAAATTAAATGAAACAATATTTAATTATAACAAGTACCTCAATCACAACTACATGGAAATTTAATGTTGCTTGGAACCGTTACTTACTGTTATAGAGTTTTGTGGCTTTCAATTCACAACTACATGGAAATTAAATGAAACAATATTTTAAAACTACAGGAAAATGTATTAAATGAATTAAGTCAGTTTTGATAAATCATCTATTCACAACCACATGGACAAATCAGTTTTGTTATAAAATAAAGTACCTCTTTGACAAATGAGCAGTCTCATAGTAAGCAAGCCAAACATTTGAAAACAAAATGCCAAATTCCAACAAGCAAAACATCTTAATCTGAAATGAATTTGAATAGATTATAAGTATAATGAATGTTAAATTAAAACTGATATATAGTAATTAAACATTACCTAATTTCATTGAAGCTTGAGTGAGTGCCAAGATTCATCACAGAAAATTTGACCTCCCAAAAAAGGCTTACAAAATATAATTATGTGTTGTGCCAAGATGTACAAGTCATATATGACTCCAAAATATCAAAATGATTTCAAACtgtggaaaaataaataaaagcagAATTAGTATAATATAAATTAAGTATAAAAAAGTAGAAATAATTATGCAAAATAGTCATTATCTTACAAAATTAGAAGCATCATATTTCTCAATCACAACCTATTGGTTGTGTTTGAGTAGAACCTACAGCAGCACCAGTAGCACCTCCAACTGCTGCTCCAGCTCCAGCAGCCCCAATATTTGCGGTTATGAAGCATTGTTGAAATTCTgaaacaataaaaatgaaaatgttatAGTTAATGGAAACcaacaaaaatatataaataaataaatattgagCAAGAATTTTGGTACCTGATATGATTTCCTCAGTTATCCCAAACTCTTCTATGTAATTGATGTCTTTGAAATATGTACGAGCTGGCTTCAACCAGTTCTGAGTACATATCAGCCCTTCAGCCACTGCTGGACTCAAAGAGCTCCTATAACATTCTAAAACTCTCCCCCCGGTGCTAAATGCACTCTCCGAAGCTACGGTTGATACAGGGGTGGCCAAAATTTCTTTCACCATTGCTGCTAGGATTGGGTAACGAGGTTTATTTTGTTTCCACCAAGTTAGAAGGGATGATTTGTCATTATCATTTGTACAAGGATCATTCAAGTACCTCTCAAGTTCATTTTTTTTATCAATGGTATCTTTATCCTTCAAATGTTGCTTAAATGCATCAGCCCTTAGAAAATGTGAAGAATATAAGAATATAAAACCCTCACCATCAATGATAGTCAAAAGTGGTTCTAATTGATTACATAAGAATATAAAACCCTCACCATCAACTACTCTAAATGGGTGTTCATCAAGGATAACAAACAGAGTTATTGCCTTTCTACAAGCTTCTTTATCAAACTTTGGGCTAACAGAAATCAAGCCACCACTACCAAAAGCAAGGTTGGTTTGTTTCAGGTCATTTTCTAGGTAAGGATTTTTGTAACAAATTTTGGAGTGGGCGAGCATGTTAGACGTTCCG containing:
- the LOC127088342 gene encoding uncharacterized protein LOC127088342; the protein is MEQGDSSREVPPVGLEIMEQEQQDTATEALIPPIDHSRKRRRPNADGPKKKSSCWDHFIELTDVVEQTAACKHCHKRYRCDPKSHGTSNMLAHSKICYKNPYLENDLKQTNLAFGSGGLISVSPKFDKEACRKAITLFVILDEHPFRVVDGEGFIFLCNQLEPLLTIIDGEGFIFLYSSHFLRADAFKQHLKDKDTIDKKNELERYLNDPCTNDNDKSSLLTWWKQNKPRYPILAAMVKEILATPVSTVASESAFSTGGRVLECYRSSLSPAVAEGLICTQNWLKPARTYFKDINYIEEFGITEEIISEFQQCFITANIGAAGAGAAVGGATGAAVGSTQTQPIGCD